In Nocardia yunnanensis, one DNA window encodes the following:
- a CDS encoding nucleotidyltransferase family protein: MSPESCAGILLAAGAGRRYGMPKVLAADGAWLRAGVAALRGGGCERVVVVLGATGPAYRAGDGRWLVSQTSGIAIPEGAQPVWAADWDAGVSASMRAGLAAAAVPAARIAAVRNTSVRNVGAGNSSIENDDAGRARTAGLVAIMPVDTPDVGPDVVARVIAAARASESRLARAVFGGAPGHPVVLGRAHWAGVCASAAGNSGAGTYLRQRADMVCVTCDDLATGIDRDYPAGSAL; the protein is encoded by the coding sequence GTGAGTCCCGAGAGCTGCGCTGGAATTCTGCTCGCGGCCGGTGCCGGTCGGCGGTATGGCATGCCGAAAGTGCTGGCTGCGGATGGTGCGTGGCTGCGGGCGGGGGTGGCCGCTTTGCGTGGGGGCGGATGTGAGCGGGTCGTTGTGGTGCTCGGGGCGACCGGGCCCGCGTACCGGGCGGGGGATGGCCGGTGGCTGGTGTCGCAAACCTCGGGCATCGCGATTCCTGAAGGGGCGCAACCGGTCTGGGCGGCCGACTGGGATGCGGGGGTGAGCGCCTCGATGCGGGCCGGATTGGCGGCGGCGGCCGTGCCTGCCGCGCGGATAGCCGCTGTGCGGAATACCTCTGTGCGGAATGTCGGTGCGGGGAATTCCAGCATCGAAAACGACGATGCCGGCCGCGCGCGGACGGCCGGGTTGGTCGCGATCATGCCGGTGGACACCCCCGACGTCGGACCCGACGTCGTCGCACGCGTCATCGCGGCCGCGAGAGCGAGCGAGAGCCGTTTGGCGCGAGCGGTTTTCGGCGGTGCGCCGGGGCACCCCGTGGTGCTGGGGCGGGCGCACTGGGCGGGGGTGTGCGCGAGCGCGGCGGGAAATTCGGGGGCGGGCACTTATTTACGGCAACGAGCGGATATGGTGTGCGTCACGTGCGACGACCTCGCAACGGGGATCGATCGGGATTATCCGGCGGGCAGCGCACTGTGA
- a CDS encoding DUF1772 domain-containing protein — MLVLTCQILAALAVLANAVVYGTDWSVALITRSVYRDHLDDATMTISAGWGHYYGDKRMPLFGAGGVITAALALILAALAGQTAATLAAAVALAALLTWLALYVKIAKPINTAQTTAAQTGVIPPNARALQSKWDSILNTRVALQLLALAALLATLALL, encoded by the coding sequence ATGCTCGTCCTGACCTGCCAAATCCTCGCCGCCCTCGCCGTCCTCGCCAATGCCGTCGTCTACGGCACCGACTGGTCCGTCGCCCTGATCACCCGCTCGGTCTACCGCGACCACCTGGACGACGCCACCATGACCATCAGCGCCGGCTGGGGCCACTACTACGGCGACAAGCGCATGCCCCTCTTCGGCGCCGGCGGCGTCATCACCGCCGCCCTCGCCCTCATCCTCGCCGCCCTCGCCGGCCAAACCGCCGCCACCCTCGCCGCCGCCGTCGCCCTGGCCGCCCTCCTGACCTGGCTAGCCCTCTACGTCAAGATCGCCAAGCCCATCAACACCGCCCAAACCACCGCCGCCCAAACCGGTGTGATCCCCCCCAACGCCCGTGCCCTCCAATCCAAGTGGGACAGCATCCTCAACACCCGAGTCGCCCTCCAACTCCTCGCCCTCGCCGCCCTACTCGCCACCCTCGCCCTCCTCTGA